A stretch of DNA from Scleropages formosus chromosome 13, fSclFor1.1, whole genome shotgun sequence:
GCATGGCGAGGTACGGCTGCAGATGGCAGTGAAGATGAGGGATATGAAACTATACTGAGGTGTGTAGTTGCAGGTTGAGCGTGTGGGGCTAGGTTGAGATGTCCAACGGTAGATGacataaaaaaaagttgtatgaAGATAGAGGAAATATGCCAGTGGTGGTAGCAGAAGGGCACCTGTTGTGCGTGAGGACCACGGGGTTTGCGCAGCACTGCCCACAGGATGTCGGGGAGCAGACTCAGCAGGATGAGCAGGATGATGACTAGCCAGGCTGACACGGAGCTCAGCATGTTGGCAAAGACGAAGTAGAGTCGCTGCTGCTTGAGGAAGGGCCTGCAGGAAGGAGACAGTCTGCATCATTCCGGAAAGTTGAACCGTGTGCAAGGGAAATGTGGGAGATGGGAGATTAGTAGGCTGGGTAGCACTACAGGCAGAGGTCTCACCAGATGATCCCACCCCAGAAAAAGCTAAAAAACACATAGAAGGCCAGTGAGCCCCAGATGACAAAGTGGTTGATCCATGTCCAGTGTCTTGTGTCCAGAGCGAGCTGCATGAAGGACAGACAGATGGAATCAAAACATTTCCCAGCATCCACCAGAAAACCTGTGCTTTCCTATGcactatatatacatttattaatttagctttttccaaagtgacatattgtgtgtgtacagcaaactatttgcaatgatttacccatttatacatttgggtaattttgactTATTTCAGTGTTAGTATCCTGATTAAAGGTAGTCCAGCAAGCTAAAAATCTGAAACTTGGGTCTTTTGATTGTAAggtcaaaccactacactatctgcTGCTCCGGACAAGGTCAAAGCTTGTGGAAGTCTGGAGGTTGACAAGTTACTTTGCTTTTAGGGCTCTTTGAGAACGAAAAATACTATTTTGTTGCTTTGCCACACACCTTGAGGGTGACCGTGAAGACCAGGATTGTGAAAACAATTGTCCCAAAGGACCAGTTCCCAAACACCTGTGCAGGGGACATAGTGCAGAAAAAGAACATATCAACACCATGCCACAAGCAACATCTGCTGGAACAGCATAGGATGTGAAGTTGACTGTAGCGCTCTCACCTGGCCATTGTCCTGCAGTGCAGAGTTCCCAAACAGGCAAtggaccccaaaaaaaaagagcagaccCTGGAAGATTCCCAAGAGCGTCCAGCAGAGGAATGGACCCCACCGAAGCATGGCGTTCTTCGCCACCTCCCTGCATGCCAGGTGTCATACAAATACATGTGGTGATCATAAACCACCAATCTAATGAGACAGGAAAATGACACAAGGGCAGGTGACTTCTGCTGCTCACCTGTAGAGTGTGGCATTCTCAAGCAGGATCTCAATGCAGATGTGCTGTTCCAGGAGGCTATAGGCCAGGATGGGCATAGAGGTGAAGCAGATGTTGTACATCGTCAGATAGGCTGCGTCGTACAGTGGCTGGGAGGGGAAGGGTCGAAGGGTTGGGGTGGAGCCTTAATACCACAAAGGAACAAGCACACCCGCAGACATGCTTTACACATATATAATCCACTCTCAGAGTCAGTAGTGTGTACAGAAGTAACTCTGTTTGCACACGCTGAGTGAGATTATATACACCTCTGGCATGACTCATACCAGGAGGAGACAGAGGAAAGGTTAATCAGAGGGGAAGGAGCTAGGGAATTAACAGGAATCATCAGACTGGTTGCTCACAATCCAGCCAAAGAGCATCTGCAGCTCAAAAGGACCCTTTTCATTTACCTGCTGAGAATATCCGCAGAAGAACTGATACAGGAACTGTGGTAAGATGAAGCAGAGGTTCTGCAAACAAGGGGACAAAACAGTGGATTACAATGTGCAAGCGATGCATTGCTGGCTGTGGAGCTGCTTTACACAGGATATAGAAAAAAGTGACATCTGTGGAACACAAGTCAACCTGTCATTAGAATCAGTTCTGTCCTCTTAGATGTCACCTGGTTTGAAGTAAAACTCTACCCGTGTCCCCCCAGGACACTGCACCCAGTCCTACCTTGTAGAAGAAGTACTGAACGAGGTGGGCGATGCGCACATAGTAAAGGTGTCCATGTGCCAAGAGCAGTTTTTTCAGATGCTTTAGTTTGGGAATGGCGTAATCACTGTTCCGCACCGCCTGTCGGCCCTCCTTCCCCTTTATACCTAAAAATTAGTTATAGGCCAACTAATGGgtacagagaacaaaaaaagagaaactatCCTTAAGGTACAAatcaggaggttaaagagctcaCCAATGCCCACATGTGCTTCCAGAATCATGCTGACATCATTAGCCCCATCCCCGATTGACAGGGTGATGGGATTtccttttgaatttttcaccaTCTTCACTATCTGCAGAGGAAGACATGAACTGTAAGAAAATGTAAGACACCCTGTGCTGTCTTTTGAGGTACACAGAGCAAAGGACATTTAAGTTGCGGTTTCCAAGTAACAGTGCAATGTGTTGTTTACTACAAGCAAAAAAAGGCTATGGTAACGTTTTCCCCACGCCACAAAAAGGCCCCACCAACTCCACCTGGGCTTTCTGCAGCGGCGCCAtgcggcaacacaggacagcCGTGCAGTTTTGGCAGATCTGGAGAAAAAGACTCCTGTAGTTGCTGGAGACTACATCTGAGGAGGCGTTCAGCAGCAGAGACAGTGTTGTGCCGTCGATGATGAAGCCATACTCCTGAGCAGCCGAAGACCAGGTCCTGTTTTGCACAAACACGCATGCATGCAGTAAGGGCCTCATTCAGCCATGCTGTAAGTTCTCTTATACTTGCAGGTTTCAGTCAAATTTCCCCCACAGGCTTTTCCAGGAGTTCCTTACTATGTCTTTGATACCCACAGCGACCCACATACAGAACATTATTTATACACAGTTCAACATCCCAAACTCCTGCCCTTAACTGACCTTGTGACCCCTCCTTTTGGAGGTGGTGCATCCTGCACTGCCCTCTTGTGGTAGTCCAGTAGCAGCTCATGCAGGCGCTCCCCGCGCTTGCGGCCTCCTTCCTCCAGGGTGCGCACTGTCAGCTCTAGTAACTCAGTGCTGCGCTGAAAGAGCCGGCAGGCATAGCAGGTGGACTTGGCAGTCTCCATCTTGTCCCCTGTCAGCACCCACACCTTTATGCCGGCACTCTGCAGGGCCTCCATGGTCTCGGCTGCCTCCTCCTGCAGTCTAGGGGGTGTTGGACCAAGTGATCAATCAGTGGGTTGGCCATTGATGGCCACACCAGTCAGATTGACAACGAGAGCCAGTGGATCAGCAGTTCAGACCTGTCCTCCACTGCTGTGGCTCCAATTAGATTCATCCCTTTCTCCACTTGGTTGTAGACTGCCACGAGCCTCTCCTCCCTGTCCTGTAAAGCCAGCCGCGCCTCCCTCAGCTCTGCATCCACCCGTGCAAACACCTCATCGGTGAGCCGCTTGTAGGCCACGCAGAGTGTTCGGTAGCCCTCCTGCAGCACAACGGCAAGTGCAAACACAGACAACGCACAGGCTTTTACTTTCCAAGCTTTTCAGCTGACCTAAATTGTATTAGCTGTGCGTGTAGCCCGAGTAACGGTGTATGGACAGGGCTGGCACGGCTCTCACCGTGGCGTTGCGCTCCACGTGCATGCGTATGCGTTCCACCTCCTCTTGCCTGACACGTGGGAAGATGGAGGAGTCAGCTCCTTTGCAAAACAGCAGTGTCTCCCCTGGTGATCAAGGagagaacacaaaaacacagaggggagagaagaggaaaaaaaaaggtgagcaACAGGCCTCCTGGAGTTCAGTGTTCAACAAAGCTGTTCCATGACTACTGCAGGACTCACCATCTGGAGATCTGACGATCACACTCATGCGTCTTCGCACTGGGTCAAAGTTTAACACATGTAGCAGCTCATACCTTCAAAGCACAAATGGTGAAAGAAACCTTGAGTTcatcatttatgaaaaaataagtaACATTCAAAGTGTTCACAGGTAATGTCTCTGCTTCCATCTAGACTTACTTCTCAATCTTATTATTCCTGTTCaatattttcatgcttttgCTTTCCAAGCCCAGGAAAGTGAACCCGTACCTGAAAGGCAGGAAAGATGAGAACTTTGTGTGGTAACATGTATTGAACTATTTAAAATTTGCTAAACATTGCACTCTGTACCATATGCTCTTACTTCATGGCTCCTTTGACCAATGCCACCTCATCTGGAGAGGAGGCAATGAATCCACGCTGTTCCACTGCGCTGGCCACGTCCACTCCATCTACCTGGTCGGCAAATCCAACCCCCTGCCCTGCCTCTTTCACCTGAACAgtgtgacacagacacagagcccGGAGGAACAACTCCTCCTTCTCCTGGAGAGGGAAAGAGGGGCAGAGTTAATGGAAACAATTGGTACCAAACAAAATCCCTTACCCTGCTAGAACAGCCTGCTGTCACTTGGATTTTCCATTTCTAGTCAAATTCCAACTTGTCGatcttacaaatatttaatatttttctcatCTACACTGCCTGACACTGTAGAAACAGAGGTAAACTACTTTGGCCAGACTCGTACCAACCCAGGCACAACATACCcttcctgctttctgctgcaACTTGCTGACCGGACCATCCGTCACACAAAACCCATCCAGTTCTGTGCGCGAGTCCTGGTACTTGTACTGGAAGCCGTCGATGCTGCATTCAATGAACTCCATGTTGTTCTGTGTGAGGGTGCCGGTCTTGTCAGTGAACACATACTCCACCTGCAGGTAGGAAGAGGAACTGCACCTTGGGTGGCTGAGCTGCTGAAACCTCCAGGCCATGAACAGGTGGGAGCGGTAAGAAAGGACAATTACACTGGACAAAATCACACTGCTGACATAAATCATTAACAGTCAGTCCCCTTTAATGCCAAGTAACCATGCGGCAAACCAATTGTCGACTAATTTACAAC
This window harbors:
- the atp11c gene encoding phospholipid-transporting ATPase 11C isoform X2, with translation MLRRGLNRLFGGDERRVDSRTVYVGHQPCPSTQAFVPPKFCDNRIVSSKYTVWNFLPKNLFEQFRRIANFYFLIIFLVQVIVDTPTSPVTSGLPLFFVITVTAIKQGYEDWLRHKADNEVNNYPVNVLENGRRTQKESKKIKVGDIVEVLEDETFPCDLILLGSSRDDDTCFVTTASLDGESNHKTHYTVPDLESDLEVLNATIECEQPQPDLYKFVGRMHIHKDGQEPAVRSLGPENLLLKGATLKNTRVVYGVAVYTGMETKMALNYQGKSQKRSVVEKSINGFLLVYLCILLSKALVCTTLKYVWQNQRGQDEPWYNQKTQKEKEANMFLKMFTDFLSFMVLFNFIIPVSMYVTVEMQKFLGSFFITWDRDFYDREIQEGALVNTSDLNEELGQVEYVFTDKTGTLTQNNMEFIECSIDGFQYKYQDSRTELDGFCVTDGPVSKLQQKAGREKEELFLRALCLCHTVQVKEAGQGVGFADQVDGVDVASAVEQRGFIASSPDEVALVKGAMKYGFTFLGLESKSMKILNRNNKIEKYELLHVLNFDPVRRRMSVIVRSPDGETLLFCKGADSSIFPRVRQEEVERIRMHVERNATEGYRTLCVAYKRLTDEVFARVDAELREARLALQDREERLVAVYNQVEKGMNLIGATAVEDRLQEEAAETMEALQSAGIKVWVLTGDKMETAKSTCYACRLFQRSTELLELTVRTLEEGGRKRGERLHELLLDYHKRAVQDAPPPKGGVTRTWSSAAQEYGFIIDGTTLSLLLNASSDVVSSNYRSLFLQICQNCTAVLCCRMAPLQKAQIVKMVKNSKGNPITLSIGDGANDVSMILEAHVGIGIKGKEGRQAVRNSDYAIPKLKHLKKLLLAHGHLYYVRIAHLVQYFFYKNLCFILPQFLYQFFCGYSQQPLYDAAYLTMYNICFTSMPILAYSLLEQHICIEILLENATLYREVAKNAMLRWGPFLCWTLLGIFQGLLFFFGVHCLFGNSALQDNGQVFGNWSFGTIVFTILVFTVTLKLALDTRHWTWINHFVIWGSLAFYVFFSFFWGGIIWPFLKQQRLYFVFANMLSSVSAWLVIILLILLSLLPDILWAVLRKPRGPHAQQKSAGQSNAGGPQSFSKPLLMRTLSDESNTVL
- the atp11c gene encoding phospholipid-transporting ATPase 11C isoform X1 → MLRRGLNRLFGGDERRVDSRTVYVGHQPCPSTQAFVPPKFCDNRIVSSKYTVWNFLPKNLFEQFRRIANFYFLIIFLVQVIVDTPTSPVTSGLPLFFVITVTAIKQGYEDWLRHKADNEVNNYPVNVLENGRRTQKESKKIKVGDIVEVLEDETFPCDLILLGSSRDDDTCFVTTASLDGESNHKTHYTVPDLESDLEVLNATIECEQPQPDLYKFVGRMHIHKDGQEPAVRSLGPENLLLKGATLKNTRVVYGVAVYTGMETKMALNYQGKSQKRSVVEKSINGFLLVYLCILLSKALVCTTLKYVWQNQRGQDEPWYNQKTQKEKEANMFLKMFTDFLSFMVLFNFIIPVSMYVTVEMQKFLGSFFITWDRDFYDREIQEGALVNTSDLNEELGQVEYVFTDKTGTLTQNNMEFIECSIDGFQYKYQDSRTELDGFCVTDGPVSKLQQKAGREKEELFLRALCLCHTVQVKEAGQGVGFADQVDGVDVASAVEQRGFIASSPDEVALVKGAMKYGFTFLGLESKSMKILNRNNKIEKYELLHVLNFDPVRRRMSVIVRSPDGETLLFCKGADSSIFPRVRQEEVERIRMHVERNATEGYRTLCVAYKRLTDEVFARVDAELREARLALQDREERLVAVYNQVEKGMNLIGATAVEDRLQEEAAETMEALQSAGIKVWVLTGDKMETAKSTCYACRLFQRSTELLELTVRTLEEGGRKRGERLHELLLDYHKRAVQDAPPPKGGVTRTWSSAAQEYGFIIDGTTLSLLLNASSDVVSSNYRSLFLQICQNCTAVLCCRMAPLQKAQIVKMVKNSKGNPITLSIGDGANDVSMILEAHVGIGIKGKEGRQAVRNSDYAIPKLKHLKKLLLAHGHLYYVRIAHLVQYFFYKNLCFILPQFLYQFFCGYSQQPLYDAAYLTMYNICFTSMPILAYSLLEQHICIEILLENATLYREVAKNAMLRWGPFLCWTLLGIFQGLLFFFGVHCLFGNSALQDNGQVFGNWSFGTIVFTILVFTVTLKLALDTRHWTWINHFVIWGSLAFYVFFSFFWGGIIWPFLKQQRLYFVFANMLSSVSAWLVIILLILLSLLPDILWAVLRKPRGPHAQQKKSAGQSNAGGPQSFSKPLLMRTLSDESNTVL
- the atp11c gene encoding phospholipid-transporting ATPase 11C isoform X3; amino-acid sequence: MLRRGLNRLFGGDERRVDSRTVYVGHQPCPSTQAFVPPKFCDNRIVSSKYTVWNFLPKNLFEQFRRIANFYFLIIFLVQVIVDTPTSPVTSGLPLFFVITVTAIKQGYEDWLRHKADNEVNNYPVNVLENGRRTQKESKKIKVGDIVEVLEDETFPCDLILLGSSRDDDTCFVTTASLDGESNHKTHYTVPDLESDLEVLNATIECEQPQPDLYKFVGRMHIHKDGQEPAVRSLGPENLLLKGATLKNTRVVYGVAVYTGMETKMALNYQGKSQKRSVVEKSINGFLLVYLCILLSKALVCTTLKYVWQNQRGQDEPWYNQKTQKEKEANMFLKMFTDFLSFMVLFNFIIPVSMYVTVEMQKFLGSFFITWDRDFYDREIQEGALVNTSDLNEELGQVEYVFTDKTGTLTQNNMEFIECSIDGFQYKYQDSRTELDGFCVTDGPVSKLQQKAGREKEELFLRALCLCHTVQVKEAGQGVGFADQVDGVDVASAVEQRGFIASSPDEVALVKGAMKYGFTFLGLESKSMKILNRNNKIEKYELLHVLNFDPVRRRMSVIVRSPDGETLLFCKGADSSIFPRVRQEEVERIRMHVERNATEGYRTLCVAYKRLTDEVFARVDAELREARLALQDREERLVAVYNQVEKGMNLIGATAVEDRLQEEAAETMEALQSAGIKVWVLTGDKMETAKSTCYACRLFQRSTELLELTVRTLEEGGRKRGERLHELLLDYHKRAVQDAPPPKGGVTRTWSSAAQEYGFIIDGTTLSLLLNASSDVVSSNYRSLFLQICQNCTAVLCCRMAPLQKAQIVKMVKNSKGNPITLSIGDGANDVSMILEAHVGIGIKGKEGRQAVRNSDYAIPKLKHLKKLLLAHGHLYYVRIAHLVQYFFYKNLCFILPQFLYQFFCGYSQQPLYDAAYLTMYNICFTSMPILAYSLLEQHICIEILLENATLYREVAKNAMLRWGPFLCWTLLGIFQGLLFFFGVHCLFGNSALQDNGQVFGNWSFGTIVFTILVFTVTLKLALDTRHWTWINHFVIWGSLAFYVFFSFFWGGIIWPFLKQQRLYFVFANMLSSVSAWLVIILLILLSLLPDILWAVLRKPRGPHAQQMKRRLPSSGTSTIFMLSQTPSTHSFSWSD
- the atp11c gene encoding phospholipid-transporting ATPase 11C isoform X4 produces the protein MLRRGLNRLFGGDERRVDSRTVYVGHQPCPSTQAFVPPKFCDNRIVSSKYTVWNFLPKNLFEQFRRIANFYFLIIFLVQVIVDTPTSPVTSGLPLFFVITVTAIKQGYEDWLRHKADNEVNNYPVNVLENGRRTQKESKKIKVGDIVEVLEDETFPCDLILLGSSRDDDTCFVTTASLDGESNHKTHYTVPDLESDLEVLNATIECEQPQPDLYKFVGRMHIHKDGQEPAVRSLGPENLLLKGATLKNTRVVYGVAVYTGMETKMALNYQGKSQKRSVVEKSINGFLLVYLCILLSKALVCTTLKYVWQNQRGQDEPWYNQKTQKEKEANMFLKMFTDFLSFMVLFNFIIPVSMYVTVEMQKFLGSFFITWDRDFYDREIQEGALVNTSDLNEELGQVEYVFTDKTGTLTQNNMEFIECSIDGFQYKYQDSRTELDGFCVTDGPVSKLQQKAGREKEELFLRALCLCHTVQVKEAGQGVGFADQVDGVDVASAVEQRGFIASSPDEVALVKGAMKYGFTFLGLESKSMKILNRNNKIEKYELLHVLNFDPVRRRMSVIVRSPDGETLLFCKGADSSIFPRVRQEEVERIRMHVERNATEGYRTLCVAYKRLTDEVFARVDAELREARLALQDREERLVAVYNQVEKGMNLIGATAVEDRLQEEAAETMEALQSAGIKVWVLTGDKMETAKSTCYACRLFQRSTELLELTVRTLEEGGRKRGERLHELLLDYHKRAVQDAPPPKGGVTRTWSSAAQEYGFIIDGTTLSLLLNASSDVVSSNYRSLFLQICQNCTAVLCCRMAPLQKAQIVKMVKNSKGNPITLSIGDGANDVSMILEAHVGIGIKGKEGRQAVRNSDYAIPKLKHLKKLLLAHGHLYYVRIAHLVQYFFYKNLCFILPQFLYQFFCGYSQQAPPQPFDPSPPSHCTTQPI